The genome window TGCTGGGCGTCCTGGCATTCCTGCGGCAGCTGGGGACAGACACCCTGAGCATCCAGTCTTCCCGGCGACGGGGCAGCCGATGCAGCCCTTCCCTGCACGGCAGCAGGATTGGGCCCCCGTGCGCTGCAGGGCAGCCCTTCGCCCCAGGAAATCTGGCAGCCTACGGAACACGTGGGGCTCTGCCTCGAACCCCATCCCTTCCCCCTGGGAATCTCCTCCTCACTCCCAGGAAGCCAGGGATGACTCACACGGCACCGGTGCCTCTCGCACCGGGCGATGAGCTCCTGCCGCGGGCAAGCACCGACCGGCAGCAGCGCCAGCCTCGGCAGAGGGACGCCCCACAGGTAAGCAGCATGAAAAcattgctctgctgcagcccccggccctggtaaggcagccctggggctggggaaggtgcGTCGGCCACATGCCGCAGAGCCCGACCCGATGCCGGGGTGATGGGCACATCCTGGGCTGCTGCCAGAAGTGTGCGCGCGGAAGGAGAAATCTGGGGTTTGCATGTGTGTCCCCGGGGATCTCCCCAGCGAGATGGGAGCTGCTGGCTCCCGTGGCAGGTACGTGCCCGGGGAGCGTCTGCAGCCGTCCCGGCCCCGTGAGCAGGCGCGTTGCACGGCCCAGTTGCGCGGAGCAGCGGGATGTGTTCACCCCCAACAGCGCTGCAAACGGGGAGAGATCTTGTTATTTTTACTGATAGGTAAAACGTTTAAGGAGAGTTGGTGCCAAACGCAGCCCCGGGAGTCCCGCTCGGCTGTGGCCCCACGCCACGTGGGGTGTGTTTATCTGGCACAATGCAATCCAGGGTCGAACCAGCTGCTCGGGGTCCTGGCGCTGGTACGGGCCAAGATCAGTCTGGGCTGATGAAAATTGGTTCTTGTGGCCGCCCAGCCCTGGCTCAGCACCTCAGCGGTGCCTGGGGCCGTGCAGCCCTCCCTGCTCGCCCGCTGCCTCTGCTCCACGGCGTCTGCTCGCCGCGCTGTGCCGTGCCTGGCGTGGCCTCCCCGGCGAGTGGGCACGGCGtgggggcggcgcggggctccTCCCAGGCTGCCCGGGTGGGGGAGCGGAGGCGACGGCAGATTCCAGCGATGGGAGAGGACGTGGTATTAGAGCCGCGGAGCCGCCAGGTGAGTCATGTCCTGGCTGCTGCTATTTGTTGTCTGCCTGGGCCAGGCCTGGCAACGTAAGgaaaattaataacaaatacCTGGGCAACGGGGCGAGAGACGGGGTGGGTGGTGCGGGACGGCGGAGGGCTGAGCAGGGCATGGACCGTAGCTGGCAGTGGTTGAAGGATGCTTTTGCCGTGGCAGAACCAGCAAGCTTTGCCGGGTCCCCGTGACGGCGGGGGATGGTGCTCTGCGGAGACACATCACCAGACCAGGTCTGTGCTGGGGCACGTGTCCGAGCGTGTCCCCGTGTGTGAGCAAAGGCCAGAGTCGGTCCCCGAGGCCACCCGAGCAGGAGCACAGCTCAGTGCTGCGGGACGTGCAGGTGCTCCGATGGGGACCTCTCGCTGCTTCTCCAGTGTCATTATAtctttctctcctcccaggcTAGTTAACGGGATCGGGGGACCATGAACTGGGGGGTGTTCGAAGGGCTCCTCAGCGGGGTCAACAAGTACTCCACAGCCTTCGGCCGCATCTGGCTCTCCCTCGTCTTCATCTTCCGCCTGCTGGTCTACGTTGTGGCGGCCGAGCGGGTCTGGAGTGATGACCACAAGGACTTTGACTGCAACACGCTGCAGCCGGGCTGCACCAATGTCTGCTTCGACCACTTCTTCCCCGTCTCCCACATCCGCCTCTGGGCCCTGCAGCTCATCCTGGTGACTTGTCCATCCCTCCTGGTCATCATGCACGTGGCCTACCGGGAGGACCGTGAGAGGAAGAACCGGGAGAAGAACGGGGAGAATTGCCCCAGGCTCTACAGCAACACGGGCAAGAAGCACGGCGGGCTGTGGTGGACCTACCTGCTCAGCCTCGTCTTCAAGGCCGGCGTGGACGTGGTCTTCCTCTACATCTTCTACCACTTCTACAGGAACTACACCCTGCCCCGGGTGGTGAAGTGCGagcttcccccctgccccaacgTGGTGGACTGCTTCATCTCCCGGCCCACCGAGAAGAACGTCTTCACCCTCTTCATGGTGGTCACCGCCTGCATCTGCGTCGTGCTGAGCCTCGTCGAGGCCGCCTACCTGATCGGCAAGCGGTGCCGCGAGtgcctcctgggcagcagcgAGGAGAGCTGTCGGAACAGGCAGGACTGCACGCTCTCCTACGCCGAGCCCGTGGGCATGGCGGGGCAGGTTTTCCACGGGGCAGACTACAAACCCCCCACGGCCTCCATCCCCCCCACGGCCGCCAGCCCTGGCACGCTGCCCGAGGAGGAGGCTCTGCCCTAGAGCTGCCCGGGGGAAAGCAGGAGCCACTCACCTGCCCTGCaccctcctcctcatcctcctcctccatccccccagcccaggagcacTGGGGGTGGCAGCACCTCGGGGTCAGGCTGCACCCAAGGGCTCTCTGCCTCTCCCGTCCTGGGGAAGGCACGGTACACCGTTCCGCTAAATTTGGGGTAAAACCAGGTGCTGTAGGACACGTGCGGTCCCTGAGAGCTGACGGGGACAAGCAGCTCCGTGGCGGCCATGAACCAGCAGCGGTGCCCAGAGGTCGAGCCCATCTCGGCCAGGCTGGCTTAGCTGGTCCTGAGGCTATCTTTGCAATAAATAAAGATTTCTGTCCCTCAGAACTGATGGCCAAAGCGGTTGTTCTCCTGCTCCTTGGGCACAACACTGCCAAGAGGAGAGTAAGGGCTGCACCACCCCTGGAAAGACATCGCTCCCACGGGCAGCTCCGGGCTGGGTTTGGACCAGCTGTGGTGACAAACCACCGGCCGGAGGCTCGGGTCGGCTGGAGAAAAGCCACTGAAAATGGGAGCAGCCCCTGGAGCTGGGCACGAGCGATGGCTTGGCCAGAGGCGGGAGTGCCGCGGCCGGGTGGGTGGTTTTTGGGATGCATGGGGTGTCACGAGGTCTGCGCCGCCCGGGGAAGGGCTTGTCCTTGCACCCAGCAAGTCAACAGCAAAACTCCTGCTGCGTTCGCCAGGCACCGGGTGCAGGTGAGCAAGGAGGACAGCTTAATTCTCTCCCTGTAATcccaggctttaaaaaaaccataaataaaTTCTTGATTTAAGATGGGCTGCTGGGCACAGGCGGGCACACCCAGAGGCACAAACATCCCTGGGGACCCATGGGCGGCAGAGCCCTTCGCGGCCGTGGGCTGCCAGGGACACACTGGAGCGATTTAACCATGTCACAAATTTTCAAGCCAGCTCGGAggtggtgggggagaggggccaGCCAGGACAGGCGCCCTCCAGCCCCCCGGGAACCCCCCTCTGTATCCCTCGCCCTACATAAGCCGCACCGCAGGCGTCGGGGCCATTTCAGACTGATGCGATCGTCGTTAACAGCACTCATTAGCCCAGTGGGGACAAGAGCACATGCTTGGTGCGGCAGCCACCGCGGAGCAGTGCAGGGGCGAGGATCCggctgggcaggcagagcccgCCGTGGGCTGCCGGCTCTTCCTGCCTGGCCAGAGAAAAACACCTGAGCAAAACAACTGAGtaaaggacaggaaaaacaCCCCAACCATTGATTAAACAATAACATTAAATGGCAGAATATGATCTTGTTTATTGCTGTAATACGTCGGGTTCTGCCGTGACTTAGGCGGCACTGCAATTTCTAAGGCCATCAGTGGTAACTGAGCATTAGCCGGGATGAATAATTAACAATAATTTCATGGCAATGCACTCGTAAGTAACATTAACATTGAACATGCAGCTCGATCTGTTACTGGTTTCGCTTTATTTAGAGGGTgcagttattattttttccatgagcACCGGCAGCCCCGGCGCTCGCTGGCTCTGCTGCAAAGGAAGCGGCACGGGGCGGGGGAGATGCCATCACCCCGTCCTTTCGGATGGGGGCTGGtcactgcagctcctgccactTTGCAGCACGCCTGACCCAATGCACCAGCTCCCACCTGAGACCCTCGTTGGGCAAAGCTGGGCTCCTTCCCACAGCCCACCCTGGGCAAAGGGACCAGCCTGGATGTGCTgaagggggaggcagagggaccGCTACGGCCGGGGGGATgctgagggcaggcagggctgcagcgcTGCCGGACGGGAGGGCAGGGACCGGGCTGGCCGCCCCACGAGGGTGGGGATGGTGGAGGAGCCCTGGGGGGATCCCTGCCACCGGCCCAGGACCGTCTGGGCACACGGTGGCTCCTTGCAAAGACACCGGTGGGTTTGGAGACCTTTGGGGTAAGAGAGGCAGATGGTGAAATACAGGTGGATTTCTTCCATCTCCTATAAGTGAAGCCGTTCtgatctctgctttccttctgtccGCTCTCGTTGCTGTGCTTGCTGGATTATCCACCCGaacattttctttactgaagCCTTTAACGTCAGAGAATACAAGTTGTTCTTTGTGTGCAAGCCATTGCCTCTGATTTAAAGAGCTGAGGCTgggctgtttgttttcaagcaaGGTTGGCCGCTGTTGATCAAGGCTGTCCTCGATTAGCAAAATCCAGAGGTGTTCCCCAGCTGCAAGCACTAATCGCTGCAGAGGTGAGACCCAGAGCAACCACCCTGCCAGCCCATCCTGCTTCCACACatcaaagcagcagccagagctgctgcccgtTGCGAGAGACCTGACGATCCAGTTGCCATTTGTTGTTGTGCTGCTTTATCTCGCTCCGAGCAAGGATTGCAGCCGCTCCGCAAAGCTCCAGGTGTCTTGCACCATCCGGGCTTGGGATCAGCGGCGGCTGGCCTGACAAACGGGAGTGTTTGTCTTCTTTCTGAtgtgtttctgtgctctgcaccAAGGGCAGCTGAGGTTGCCCTGCCTGGTGCTGCAGAAACGGCGGCTGGAGACCGTGCCGCTTCCTGGGATGCAGAGCTCTGGGTTAAGAGGCAGGATCAGTGTCAGTGGTAAAGCAAATGAACTGGGGGATGTCACAATAAAAGCTGAATATTTCCCAGACTTTGCATCATCATACAGGGGATTGCATTTGCTTGTGGGGGTGCCCAGAAGGCCTCCTGAattttggggagaggggatttaaaacaaaagcatcgCTAACTCCAGCCCGGCCAAGGAGGTGGAGTGGCTCGTGTGCGTGGCAGTGCAGGTCAGGGGCAGCCTCTCCTTCCGGGGGGGCTTGTTTCTTCCCTGCCCAAATACCGCCTGTTTGCTGGGAATTGAAGAGAAACTCTCTGATTTACGTCCAGCGTGCCGGAGCAAgcggctgccccggctgccggcTCCCAGGCTCCCATGACTCCCGTGCCCCAGCACTTGCGGAGGAggtcccctccctggggacacggcCCTGGCGCGGGACAGCCGGGCTGGCCGGGGTGCTGttggcaggcagggagctggagatcaaaggcagggctgggtcccggccccggcgggtGGCCGAGTGCTGCCTCCTGCAATGCCCCATTTAAGACCCTTTTAAAGAGACTTGGAGGGTTTCCTGCTGGTTTGGCGGCCGCCTGCTCCACTGCTcgtttttttcctttatggagAACCCGAGGTCGGGCCACTGGAAGTCACTAGGTGGGTTTAGGGTTCACATCTGGCACTGAAGCCTTTCACCCGTCACCCTACCGAGCCGGAGCGGGGTGACAGCAGGGTGACATGCCCTGGGCACGTACCCAAAGCTCCTCCGAGGGCTCCCCGGTGCTGAGAGCTGCTGAACCGCATTGGCACCTTGTCCCTGTGCCCACGCCGGAGCAGCCGGCAGAGGGATGGcgcaggggacacagggacttGCCCTTTGCTGGGACACCCAAATACCCAgctcagcactgcaaaacactgcaaaacacaGGGTGTTTCCATTCCCCACCCAACTGCCTTAGGGGAAATCTTCTGTCTGTGCCAAAAGACACCTGAACTTTCTCACCCATGGCTGCGCGGCCCCTCCTGAAATGCCAAAATTGCAGGCGAGAGGCTGCTGGGGGGATCCGGCCCCACTCTTCACCTGGCCCTTACAGTTCCCCTTTACCGTGGGGCAGGGAACTGCTGCCTTCACAAGAAATCAGACCTGCTGGCAGTTCTTGCcatcttccctctctcctgggTTTTGCATCTCGAAGGCCACAGCCCCCAGATTCCTGCCGGAGCTCCTGCCTCGCCGGCTCTCTACAACATAGCTCAAATTCCTGATCCTGCCAATAGGACTGTGCAAAGGCGAGGGCAGGCTCCTGGCCGGTCTGGGGGGGACCTCCCTTTGCTCTCGTCTGGGATGAGGGTGCCTCTGGCTGCCCCATCCTCTGGGCTCGCCCCTCTCCGCACCCCCAGGCTCCCATGAGGGTTTGCTTTGGGTGTCCTGGTCCCCCATTCCTGTGGCCTCTCCCTGCCACGTCCCCAGCCCGGCAAACCCCCACACACTTTACTTGACCTCCTGGAGCCAAAAAACTGCTAGGTGAGTGGCTCCTTGTCTGCAACAAGTGCGGGGAGCAAACCTCTCACAGCATCAAGCACCCGGCGGGGTTCTTCATATGTGTCCCCACGGGAGGGGTGGCCTCCTGGGAAAATGCTGCTGAGCACTCAGCCCCGGGGCATGCCGGAGCGATGCTGGGAAAGCCTCGGGGCAGCCGAGAGGCCAGGTAAACCATGGGTGAGCGGAAACGCATTCCTGCCCGGGCCACGTCTGCAGAGGCATGAAATGGGGCTGCTCCAGGGGAAAGGCTGAGCAGGGCACCCAGCTGCccgggcagggagaggctgacTCAGCCTCCCGGGAGCCACCGGCGCTCTGGGGAGAGGGACGGTCCCCTTAGGGACGCATCCTGGGTCCCACAGGACAGGACTggaggcagctggcagggcagggtccCACTGCAGGGGTCCCTGCTGCCGTGCTCTGCCACCCAGTCTGTGCCACTCTTTGGGAAAGGTCTCGCCCGCGACGCCCCAGCGCCGGCAGGGCCGTGGCTGCAGGTTGCTGTAGGTTGGAGATACCGATGTGCTGTTGCAAAACTATTACTAAGgcaaaatcattttaaaagtgaGTTATAATTGCGTAATTTGTGATTCTTAGCAACGGTTGATGGCTGCCCCATACCTGGGGGATGGTGTGAGCCCGGTGCTGGTCTCTGGCCGCCCTGGTCTCCCCCAGGGTTTGCTGCCAGGTTTGCAGTGTCCATAGTCACCCACGCAGGGGACGGAGCATCACCTGGCAGGAGCCGCTGGCGTTGCTTGCAGAGGAATCTGGCTCCGTTGATCTCACTGCTGGATTTGACCCGCCTTTATTGTTCAACCCgagcgtgtgtgtgcatgtgcgcAGACAAGAACCTCTACAGGAGCTGTTTGCCAGACTCACCCAGTTACTGGGAACAGAACAAACtacccttcccctccccgcacACTCAGCGCTGTGGACAAAACCTGGGCGCATAGGAGAGCTGCAGACAACACAGCCGGGAAAGAGCTTCCCTGCTCCGAAAGGTGCCTGGATCCGGCCACCTCCCTCTGGCCCTTCACCGGCTGGACAGGTACCTCCAGTGTGCCGGGGTAGAGGCGCGGGGTGCTCACAGGGCTGTTGGGGACCTGCAGGTTGGGGGGGACGGACCCCACGGTGCTAACGGGGTGCAGGTGGGAGCTGTGTTAcggctggggctgctgtgccCGCAGTGGCCAAAGGTGGGGACCCTGACAGCACACAGTGCCACGCTGGGACCCCACAGGCAGTGCCGGGGTCCCTGGCCCATGGGGCTGCGCACCCGGGGGATGATGCAGGGGGATGGCGTGGTGTGGCACCCCGAGGAGCAGGAACGGCCACCCCAGGCCCTGCTCCTCTGtcccgctgccctccccggggaCCAAAAGAGGCTAAGCCCCCCCCCCAGGAGAAGGTGCAAAGCCCCGCTctgctgtgtttccaccccaggcaggagctgggcgTTTTGGGCCCAACGCCCTGCACCCATGAGGGGCAGGATCCGGCGGTGACACAGCGGGCTGGCATGCCGGGGGCTGGTGAGGGTGCCGGGCTTTGCAGGAGGCAAACCGgcgctgcaggcagagctgagcacaCCGGGAGCATTGCCCCTGCTCCACCTGGCTGCCAGCCAGCgccggccgggctgcggggctcccACGGCACCGCACACGGCACCCCGGCACGGGGCTCGGCACGGAGCTCgtgctccccttcccaccccgcCGCGGGGGTCcacagctggagctggtgctgggctAAGCCAGGCAGGTGGGTGCCGGGTAGGTGGGTGCTGGGCGGCATCACCCACGGGGCACTGGAGATGGGGCCATGGGTGAACTGGCAGGCTGGTGAGGGGGCACTGGCCCTGGGGGCATGCAGGGGCTATGGGCTCCACCATTGGCACCAGCTTTtggctgaggagggggaagcagcagctcccctcTCCCACTTTTAAAGCGAAGAGCTGGGCGGGAGCGCTGTGATTGCTCCCCACCCCGGCTAGCTGCCACGGGTTTGCCGGGGAGGAGGATCTCCCAGTCTCAGATGAGGTGGCGAGCAGAggtgtgcagggctgggcagaggtgCTGCCCTGGCGCTCGGCACATGCTGGCAGGGGACCCCAGCTCGGCCCCGCTCGGCTCAGCCACGCCTCTCGTTGCGTCCCCGGGCCAGCAGCGTGGGAGCATGGCGGTGCGTTCGGGGCTCACCGTGGGGTGGCCCCAGCCAGGGATGGGTACCGGGCAGCCCCGTGGGCTCGCTCCAGGCAGGCTCCAGGCTCTGTTccttccccgcagccccgggacACCTCGCTGCGCCACGCAGCCCTCCCCGGACGAGGGGAACCTGAACACCCGTGTGCCATCACGCCCCTGGCCATGCCCCGCGCTGGGCACTTCCCACCCCGCAGCCGCCGGTGAGCGGGGAAGGAGCCTGAGCCTCTTCCAGGTACGTCTCGGAGGGCACCGGGTCAGCAACGGGCAGCGGCTCCGCGGGAGTGGGAAGGCGAGTGTGCAGTGCCGATTGACCTGAGTAGCTGGGACTGAAGGAATTAGCATTTGGGGTTGAATGAAGCTTTCGATCTGCCCTGAAATCGGAGCAGCCCGTTTGCTCCTGGGCCATCCTGCGCAACCCGGGCAGGCCGGTCAGCAGCCAGAAACAAAgcatttgtctgaaaaaaaaaaaaaatttcttacgCAAAACCTGTCTTGtagaaaatgccaaaataaaatgtcGGGGCTGGCGATATTTGGGACATGTTTCCCCTGGAAGCATTTGCCAGCCGTGCTGccacctccccagctgcacACGGGTGTTCCAGCCTTGGCCCCGACCTGTTGGGCCAGTTGTGGCTCCCGCGGGGCTTCGGCACATTCCTTCTGCTGGAGCCGTGCGAGCACCCGGCACTGCAGACCCGCAGCAGCTCTGCGGGCGCAGCTGAGCCGTTCCTGCGGCATGCGAGGAGCTGGCCCGCAGCGTGTCCTTGCTGTCGGGCGCAGACCCGCAAAACCTGGCAGTCGCAAAACCGGACTAATTCTTGCAAACGCGAAGAGGCTGCAAAAAGTCTCCTCTGAGCATTGCTGGTGCTTCACTCTGTCCTTTGATGGCTTGGCCCTCCCTGCTTACCCTGGAATCATAGGGTGCTTCACTCTGGTCTTCACCCCCACACTGCAAAccccccccagtgctcccatcAGCAGCGGTGTGCATTACTCAGCGCAACGCCCTAAAAGCCAACACCGCGGGGACAGATCCAGCCTGCTCTCCTGTGAAGCCCTCTGTCACGGGAGACACCTTTACAGCACAGAGTCAACAGCTGCCAACTCACCTCTGGGTAAAAATCACCCGGGGCTTGTAAATCCAGGGAGCATAAAGCTCTGAGTCTGGCTTAGCGCGCTGCCCTCCTTGCACCGGGGCAGCTCCAGGCTGGGCCATGGAGCCGGTTTGGCTGGCACGGGGCCTcggggctgccggcagcgcTGTCAGGAGTCGGGTGCCGGGCGCCGGCAGCATGCACGGACTCTCGCTTTCAGCAGCCTTGCTCTCGCCCATGCTTGGGCTGCCTCAGGCGTCACCTGCGAGAGAGAAAACCGGTCCCTGGCATGTCCCGgcatcccagctctgcagcagccacttCCCCTTCGGCTCTCAGCATTAGCAAAGCACGGCAGCCAGTTTAGCCCATTTTACCTTATAAAACTGAGGCTCAGGGAAGGCTGGGACCAGCTGGGACCAAGCCTGAGGTCCCCTGGAATCTCCCTAATGGTAAAGGTCCCCATCCATCCCCAAACATGCTAGCGGAGGTCACGCAGGGGAGCATGGCTGAGCCACACAAAACCCTGGGGAGGAAAGACGATGAGCCTGGGGAGCACAGACCGGGAGCCATACTGGTCCGGTGCTGCACCCCACGGGGAGCCAGTGCCTCGGCAGCCaagagggagctggcagggtgctggggatcCATCCTGGCAGCCATGCCCctgcgggcagcggggcagAAGGAAGATGCAGTCGGGGATGGAAATGAGCTGCAGGGTCCCCTCCCGCCCCTGTCCCAAAGGACCTGCCAGCTCGCAGGGCGGGTGTCCGCACAAACCTTTGCTTTGCTGACATGCCAAGCGCCCCGCACAGCCATCCCCGCCTGCCGCCCAGGCACAGCCTCCCCTTGTTGATCCTGGCACGCGCCAGGGGATTGCGCTGCCAATTTACGCCAACATGCACAATCACGCCGGGGACTTGGTGGCAGGGACTCGGCCGGGTGGCTCATCCCTTACCGCAAAGCCTCCACCAGCAGGAAGTGCAGAGAGGTTGAGTCACCCCGGGCTGTCACCAGGAGAGCGCAGGGCTGGGCTTTACCCTCCACGAGTGGGATGGTGCCCCCGCCCAAGCGAGTGTAACGTGGTGAGGGAGAGATTCTGGCAGGTCAATGAGATTAAGTGCAGCGAGAGATGAGCTGCCCCGTTGCCGTCTCCCATTGCATCTCTTCACCCACcgcttctgctgctgtttccccAGGTCAGGTGACTCTGGCCTCCACCAGCCGCCATGGATTGGAAAACGCTGCAGGCACTGCTCAGCGGGGTCAACAAGTACTCCACAGCCTTTGGTCGCATCTGGCTTTCCGTGGTCTTCGTCTTCCGTGTGCTGGTCTACGTGGTGGCAGCTGAGCGTGTGTGGGGAGATGAGCAGAAGGACTTTGACTGCAACACGCGGCAGCCGGGCTGCACCAATGTCTGCTACGACTActtcttccccatctcccaCATCCGCCTCTGGGCCCTGCAGCTCATCTTTGTCACTTGCCCTTCCCTCCTGGTCATCATGCACGTGGCCTACCGGGAGGACCGTGAGAGGAAGAACCGGGAGAAGAACGGGGAGAATTGCCCCAAGCTCTACAGCAACACGGGCAAGAAGCACGGTGGGCTGTGGTGGACCTACCTGCTCAG of Ciconia boyciana chromosome 21, ASM3463844v1, whole genome shotgun sequence contains these proteins:
- the LOC140662090 gene encoding gap junction beta-5 protein-like, translating into MNWGVFEGLLSGVNKYSTAFGRIWLSLVFIFRLLVYVVAAERVWSDDHKDFDCNTLQPGCTNVCFDHFFPVSHIRLWALQLILVTCPSLLVIMHVAYREDRERKNREKNGENCPRLYSNTGKKHGGLWWTYLLSLVFKAGVDVVFLYIFYHFYRNYTLPRVVKCELPPCPNVVDCFISRPTEKNVFTLFMVVTACICVVLSLVEAAYLIGKRCRECLLGSSEESCRNRQDCTLSYAEPVGMAGQVFHGADYKPPTASIPPTAASPGTLPEEEALP